A segment of the Streptomyces sp. ITFR-21 genome:
CGCAGTTCGTCGAAGGCGCAGGAGACCGGCCCGCTGGTGGTGTTGGCGTCCACCTCCGCGTCGCGGGGCTCGGGGATGCGGATGGCGATCTGGCCGGAGACGCTGGTCAGCTTCACCTGGGCGCCGGCGACGTTGACCGCGCCGTTCACGATCCTCACGTTCAGGGTGTCCACCCGTTCGGTGAAGACGAACTTCTCGGGTTCGCCGACCGTCCGCTCCGACGTGCCGCTCATCGTGCCCCTCCTCGGGTACGCCAGCAACGCAACATATCGCGTCTTCGTAAGACACGATATATCGCGTGAGGCGGAAGTCAAGACCCCGGTTGGTGCCGCCGTCCGCCGGCGGCGGTGCGCACGGCATCCGCGGGCGGGGGAGGGAACCCGGGACTACTCCGCGTCCCCGTCGTCCCCGTCGTCCAGCCGGGCCAGCCAGGTCGCCAGCCGCTCCACCGGAATCTCGAACTCCGGATTGAGGTCGACGAATTCCCGCAGCCGGTCGGCGAGCCACTCGAAGGTGACCTCCTCCTCGCCGCGCCGGTCCGCCAGCTCTTCGATGCCGCGGTCGGTGAAGTACAAGGTCTGCTCCGGAAACAGGGTCGGGACGGGCGGGGACGGGCAGGGGCGAACAGGGACGGGCAGGGACGGACGGGGGCGAGGGCGGGTCAGGGCGGGCGGCGACGGGTCAGGACGAGGGGGACGGGACGCACACCGCGGGGACGGGCGGGGGCGGGCGCGGCCGGGGGCCCGTACCGCGAAGGTACGGGCCCCCGGCCGTCGCCCAGACCGACGCGGGATCAGATCTCGAAGACCTCGTTGATCAGCTCGTCCTGCTGCGCCGCGTGCCGCTTCGCGGAGCCGACCGCCGGGGAGGACGACGCCGGACGGGAGACGCGGCGCAGCCGGTCCGCGTTGTCCGGGGCCGCGCCCAGCAGCAGGTCCAGGTGGTCGATCAGGTTGAGTGCGATGAACGGCCAGGCGCCCTGGTTGGCCGGCTCGGCCTGCGCCCAGACGAACTTCTGCGCCTTGCTGTACGGCGCCACCGCGGCCTGGATCTCGGTGCCCGGCAGCGGGTACAGCCGCTCGATCCGGATGAACGCGATGTCGGTCGCGCCGCGCTTGGCCCGCTCCTCGATCAGGTCGTAGTAGACCTTGCCCGAGCAGAACACCACCTTGCGCACCGCGTCCGGCTCCACCGTGGTGTCGCCGATCACCGGCTGGAACTGCCCGGCGGTGAAGTCCTCGGCCTTCGACGCCGCCGCCTTCAGCCGCAGCATCGACTTCGGGGTGAAGACGATCAGCGGCTTGTGGTGCGGGTTGTGCACCTGCCAGCGCAGCAGGTGGAAGTAGTTGGCCGGGGTGGACGGCACGGCGACCGTCATGTTGTTCTGCGCGCACAGCTGGAGGAAGCGCTCGATCCGGGCCGAGGAGTGGTCCGGGCCCTGGCCCTCGTAGCCGTGCGGCAGCAGCAGGGTGACGCCGGAGGTCTGGCCCCACTTCTGCTCGGCCGACGAGATGAACTCGTCCACGATGGTGGCCGCGCCGTTGACGAAGTCGCCGAACTGCGCCTCCCACATCACCAGCGCGTCGGGCCTGGCCAGCGAGTACCCGTACTCGAAGCCCATCGCCGCGTACTCGCTGAGCAGCGAGTCGTAGACGTTGTAGCGGGCCTGGTCCTCCGACAGGTGCTGGAGCGGGGTGTAGTCCGCGCCGGTCCGCCGGTCGATGAGCACCGCGTGCCGCTGGCCGAAGGTGCCGCGCCGGGAGTCCTGGCCGGCCAGCCGGACCGGGGTGCCCTCCAGCAGCAGCGAGCCGATCGCCAGCGTCTCACCCATGCCCCAGTCGATGGTGCCCTCCTCGACCATGGCCGCCCGGCGCTGGAGCTGCGGCAGCAGCCGCGGGTGCACGGTGACCGCCTCGGGGATGTTCACCTGCGACTCGGCGATCCGCTTGACCACCTCGGAGGAGACCGCGGTGGGCACCGGGACCGGGAAGTCCGGCTGCGCGGAGCCGGACTGGCCCGCGGGGCCGGCCGGCGCGGAGGCGGCCTCACGGACCTCGGTGAAGACCTTCTCCAGCTGGCCCTGGTAGTCCTGCAGCGCCTGCTCGGCCTCTTCCAGGGTGATGTCGCCGCGCCCGATCAGCGACTCGGTGTAGAGCTTGCGCACCGAGCGCTTCTTGTCGATCAGGTCGTACATCAGCGGCTGGGTGAAGGCCGGGTTGTCGGACTCGTTGTGGCCGCGGCGACGGTAGCAGATCAGGTCGATCACGACGTCCTTGTTGAACGCCTGCCGGAACTCGAAGGCCAGCCGCGCCACGCGGACCACGGCCTCCGGGTCGTCGCCGTTGACGTGGAAGATCGGCGCCTCGATCATCCGGGCCACGTCGGTGCAGTACATCGAGGAGCGCGCCGACTCCGGGGCGGCGGTGAAGCCGACCTGGTTGTTGATCACCACGTGGATGGTGCCGCCGGTGCGGTAGCCGCGCAGCTGCGACATGTTGAGCGTCTCGGCCACGACGCCCTGGCCGGCGAAGGCCGCGTCGCCGTGCAGCGCGATCGGCAGCACGGTGAAGTCGGTGCCCGCCTTGTTGATGATGTCCTGCTTGGCGCGGGCGATGCCCTCCACCACCGGGTCGACCGCCTCCAGGTGGGAGGGGTTGGCGGCCAGCGAGACCTTGATCTGCTCGCCGTCCAGACCGGTGAAGGTGCCCTGGGCGCCCAGGTGGTACTTCACGTCACCGGAGCCGTGCATCGACTTCGGGTCGAGGTTGCCCTCGAACTCGCGGAAGATCTGCGCGTACGACTTGCCGACGATGTTCGCCAGCACGTTCAGCCGGCCGCGGTGGGCCATGCCGATCACGGTCTCGTCCAGCCGCGACTCGGCGGCGGCGTCGATCACCGCGTCCAGCAGCGGGATGACGGACTCGCCGCCCTCCAGCGAGAACCGCTTCTGGCCGACGTACTTGGTCTGCAGGAAGGTCTCGAACGCCTCCGCCGCGTTCAGCCGGCGCAGGATGCGCAGCTGCTCCTCGCGCTCGGGCTTGGCGTGCGGGCGCTCGATCCGGTCCTGGATCCACCTGCGCTGCTTGGGGTCCTGGATGTGCATGAACTCCACGCCGACCGTGCGGCAGTAGGAGTCGCGCAGCACCCCGAGGATGTCGCGCAGCTTCATCAGGGACTTGCCGGCGAAGCCGCCGACCGCGAACTCCCGCTCCAGGTCCCACAGGGTGAGCCCGTGCTCCAGCACGTCCAGGTCGGGGTGCTTGCGCTGGCGGTACTCCAGCGGGTCGGTGTCGGCCATCACGTGGCCGCGGACCCGGTAGGAGTGGATCAGCTCGAAGACCCGGGCGGCCTTCGTCACGTCGTCGTCGTGCCCGGCGTCGATGTCGGTGCGCCAGCGGACCGGCTCGTACGGGATGCGCAGCGCGGCGAAGACGTCGTCGAAGAAGTCGTTCTCGCCCAGCAGCAGCTGGTTCATGATCCGCAGGAACTCGCCAGAGGCGGCACCCTGGATCACCCGGTGGTCGTAGGTGCTGGTGAGCGTCATGACCTTGGAGATGCCCAGCTTGTTCAGGGTGTCCTGCGAGGTGCCCTGGAACTCGGCCGGGTAGTCCATCGAGCCGACGCCGAGGATCATGCTCTGACCGGGCATCAGCCGCGGCACCGAGTGCACGGTGCCCAGGCCGCCCGGGTTGGTCAGTGAGGCGGTGACACCGCTGAAGTCGTCCATCGTCAGCTTGCCGGCGCGGGCGCGGCGGACGATGTCCTCGTAGGCCTGCCAGAACTCGAAGAAGTTCAGCGTCTCGGCCTTTTTGATGGCCGCGACGACCAGTTGGCGGTCGCCGTTGGCCTTCACCAGGTCGATGGCCAGGCCCAGGTTCACGTGGTCCGGCTTGACCAGGGTGGGCTTGCCGTCCCGCTCGGCGAAGGAGTGGTTCATCGACGGCATGGCCTTGAGGGCCTGCACCATCGCGTACCCGATGAGGTGGGTGAAGGAGACCTTCCCGCCCCGGGCCCGCTTGAGGTGGTTGTTGATGACGATGCGGTTGTCGAACAGCAGCTTCACCGGGACGGCCCGCACCGAGGTTGCGGTGGGCAGTTCCAGCGAGGCGTGCATGTTCTTGGCGACGGCTGCGGCCGGGCCGCGCAGCGTGACGTACTCGGTGGCCGGTTCCGCGGTGGGCGCGGCGCCGTTCGCGGCGGCCTTGGCGGCGGGCGCCGGCGACGGGGCCGGCGCGGCGGCCGGGGTCGCCGGAGCCGCCGGGGGGGCGGTGCTGGCGACCGGGGCGGACGCGGGGGCCTGCGGGGCGGTTGGAGCCGCGGCGGCGGCCGAGCCGTTCACCGGCGGCTTGGGCGTCGTCGCGGCCGTCGCGGTCGCCGCGGGGCTGGCGGCCGGGGTCGCCGGGGTGGGCGGCGTGGCGCCGGGGGCGGCCTTGGTGGTGGCGGATCCGGGGACGCCCGCCACGGCCCGTGCGGCGGCTCCGGACGCCCCGCCCTGGCCGGCGGGGGCGGCCGGCGCGGCGGAGCCGTCCGGCTTGTAGTCGGCGAAGAAGTCCCACCAGGCTCGGTCTACCGAGTTCGGGTCCTGGAGGTACTGCTGGTAGATCTCATCGACGAGCCACTCGTTGGGGCCGAAGCCCGCGGCAGGGCCTTCGCCCTGCGCTTGGTGGTCGGTGGAGACGCTCGAGCTATTGGGGGACTGTGGCGACACGGCGGCAACCGCCCTCTTCCGCTTCACAAAAAAAGATGGTGGACAGCGGAAATAAAGGCTACGCCTTCATGACCCCTGCTCGCAGGCCCGGGGGTCCACTCGTCGCGCAAGTCACACCCGGAACCTGGTTTCACCGCCATTCCTGGCGGGAAAGTGGTCCCTCTTCAGGGTTCACCCGCGCTATGCGGGTAGCGCGCGGGCGTCGACGGCCGCGCGCCGGCCGGGCAGCGCACCTCCATGGTGCCTGAACCGCGTCAATGTTGCACCGAGGGTCCACCTGGAAGGGTGACGAGGATCCGGCAGCCGCGCGGGGATTCGGCCACCTCGATCCGGCCGCCGTGCAGATCCACCGCCCAGCGCGCGATGGCCAGGCCCAGTCCCGTACCGCCGTCGCCGCCCGGGTGGGAGCCGCGGTGGAAGCGGTCGAAGACCCGGACCCGGTCCGCCTCCGGGATGCCGGGCCCCTCGTCGCGAACGTCCAGCAGGAGGCTGCCGGGCGCGGTGCCGCCGCGGGCCCGTACCGTGACCCGGCCGCCGGGCGGGCTGTGCTTGACCGCGTTGTCCACCAGGTTGGCCACCACCTGGTGCAGCCGCTCGCCGTCGGCGTAGGCGACCAGCTCGGGCGGCGAGACGTCCAGGTGCAGGTGGACGTCGGCGCGCGGCCGGGACCGGGAGCCGGTCGGCTTGGCGCTGCCCATGCCCAGGCTCGCGGTCTTGATCACCGCCGACAGGTACGGCCACACCTCGAACCGCTTGGCGTCCAGCCGGACCGCCCCGCTGTCCAGCCGGGACAGGTCCAGCAGCTGGCTGACCAGCTTGCCGAGCCGCTCGGTCTGCTGCAACGCCAGCCGCATGGTCTCCGGGTCGGCGGCCGAGACCCCGTCCACCACGTTCTCCAGCACCGCCCGCAGCGCGGCGATCGGGGTGCGCAGCTCGTGCGAGACGTTCGCCACCAGCTCTTTGCGGTGCCGGTCGGCGGCGGCCAGGTCGGCGGCCATCCGGTTGAAGGTGCCGGCCAGTTCGCCGACCTCGTCGCGGCGCCTGCGGCTCACCCGGCGGCTGTAGTCGCCGCCGGCCATCGCGCGGGCCACCGCGGTCATCTCACGCAGCGGCGCGGTCAGGTTGGTGGCGACGATCTGGCTGATCAGCAGCGAGGCGATGATCGAGAAGATGGTGATCACCCGCAGCTCGGTGGCCGAGCGGATGGCCACCGTCACCAGCAGGGTGGTGATCAGCACCGAGACGATCACCAGCAGCTGAAGCGCCGCCTTGATCGAGCGGAAGGGGTCCCAGGGCCGCAGCGCCGCCCATATCCGCCGCCGCCAGCTCACCGCGCGCCTGGTCCCCCCGCCCGGGGCGGCGGCCTTGGCGCTCATGGCGCCGGGGTCTCCAGCGCGTAGCCCACACCGTGCACGGTACGGATCCGCTCGGCGCCGATCTTGCGGCGCAGCGCCTTGACGTGGCTGTCGACGGTACGGGTGCCGGAGGCGTCGGCCCAGTCCCACACCTCGGCCAGCAGCTGCTCGCGGGAGAGCACCGCCCGCGGCTGCTGGGCGAGGCACACCAGCAGCTCGAACTCGGTGGGGGTCAGGTGGATGTCCGAGCCGCCGACCCGGACCCGGCGCTGGGCGTGGTCGATCTCCAGGTCGCCGAGCTGGATACTGGCGCCGCGCGGGCTGTGCGCCGCGGTCGCCGCGCGCTCCATCCGGCGCAGCAGGACGTGCACCCGGGCAGCCAGCTCCCGCATGGAGAACGGCTTGGTCATGTAGTCGTCGGCGCCCACCCCGAGCCCCACCAGCATGTCGGTCTCGTCGTCGCGGGCGGTGAGCATCAGTACCGGGACCGGCCGGTCGGCCTGCACCCGGCGGCAGACCTCCAGGCCGTCGAAGCCGGGCAGCATCACGTCGAGGACCAGCAGGTCCGGGCGCCAGGAGTGGGCCGAGTCCACGGCGGACGGGCCGTCGCCCGCGGTCCGTACCGAGAATCCCTCCGCCTGCAGCCGGGCCGCGATGGCCTGCGTTATCGTCTGGTCGTCCTCGACGACCAGCACCCGGCGCTGCGCGCCCGGAGTCTGCGTGCTGTCCACTTCCGCCCCACAAAGTCGTCCTGAATACGGGCAGCGTACGGGGCCGTCCGCGGGCCTGACTACGACGCCTTCACGCCGTGACGGCTATGTGCACCACGTCCGGCACCCCGCGGGCGACCTGGATCTCGATGGTGCGCACCCGGTCGAAGCCGGCGTCCCGCAGCGCCGTCTCGAAGGCGGCCGACGGCTGCGCCGACCAGACGGCGAGGACTCCGCCGGGACGGAGGCGGCCCCGGCAGGCGGCGAGGCCGCTGGGAGTGTAGAGACTGTCGTTGTTCTCGGTGACTGTCCAGTCCGGGCCGTTGTCGATGTCCAGGCACAGCGCGTCGTAGGTGTCGGAGGAGGTGCGGACGTACGCCACCAGGTCCTGGTGGAGCACCCGCACCCGGGGGTCGTCCAGCGCGTGCGCGGAGAAGCGGGCCAGCGGCCCGGTCCGGTGCCAGGCCACCACCGCGTCCTCCCGCTCCACCACCGCGATCCGGCCCCAGCGGGGCTCGGCGGCGGCCCTGGCCAGCGAGAAGCCGACGCCGAGGCCGCCGATCAGCAGGTCCGGGCCGCTCGTACGGTCCCCGTCCCCGTTCCGGTCGGGGGTGTGGTCCGGGCCGGACGTACGGCCGCGGTCGCCGTCCCCGTCCAGCGCTTCGAGGGCGGCGTCGACCAGCAGCCGCTCGGACCGGCCGTCGGAGGTGTCCATCAGGAAGCAGCCGTTGGCGATGATCTCGAACCGCTCGCCGCGCCGCCGCAGCACGACTTCGCCGTACGGACCCTCGCGGCGGTCGAGGACGACGGGTGAGGCGGCGGTGTCGGGCGGTGACGGCATGGGTCCATTCTGGCGGAGGCGCGGGGCCGGCGCGGACCGGGAGGCGGGGGCTGTGGACAACTGGCGGGAGGCTGTGGAGAAGCCGGCGGGGGAGCGCACACCGGCGGGTGAAAAGGGGCGCCGCGGGGTCTTCCCGGCGGGCGCCGTTCACGGCCCGCACACCGGGACCTCCGTGAGCGTTGGCCGGCGGGCAATGGACACCGGAGCCGCCCGTGCGTAGGTTCCGCGCATGTCATCCCTTTTCAAGAACCCCGTGGCGCGGCGTCTGCTGCGTCCGGCCGCCTCGTTGGTCGACCAGCGGGTGCAGCGGCCGGTCAGCCGGCTGCGCAAGGACCTCGACCGGGCCGCGTACGGCGACCGTGAGGCCCGCGAGGCGCTCCGCAGGGAGCTGGACGGCCTGCGCGAGGAACTGGGGTCCCTGCGCGAGGAGGTGACCGGGCTGCGCGTCCGGCAGTTCGCCTTCGACCTGCTCTTCGAGCGGGTCGGCCGGTCCGGGAACCGGACGCCCACCCGGCAGGAGCACGAGGAGCTGGTACGGGAGATCGCCGCGGTGTCGGGGAAGGACGCCCGTTTCGCCCGCCGCGACGCCGCGGCCGCCTTCCGCAGCGTCATCGCCCTGGAGTCGCTGGGGCTCGGCCGGCTGGCCGGCACCACCGCGAACGTGTGCGGCAAGCTCGCCGCCATCCCGCTGCTCGACCCGCCCAACGGCGACGTGCTGGAGATCGGCACCCTCTTCGGGCTCTTCTCCGCCGCGATGCTGCGGATGATGCACCGGGCCGGCGTCGAGCCGCGGCTGACCGTCGTCGACCCGCTGGCCGGCAGCCAGCTCCAGCCGGGCACCGCCTCCGGCGCCGAGCCCACCGGCACCCCGGTCCGGCTGGACGTGGTCCGCGCCAACCTCGCCCTCGGCGGCACCGCGGGCGAACTGGCCCGGGTCCACCAGGGCCTGTCCGGCGACCCGGCCGTCCGCGAGGCCGTCTCCGACCGCAAATACGGGGTCATCGTCGTCGACGGCGACCACACGGCGGCGGGGGTGGCCGCAGACCTGGAATGGGCCGAGCTGATCGCCGCTCCCGGCGGCATCGTCGTGCTCGACGACTACGGCGACCCCGGCTGGGCGGGCGTCCAGGAGGCGGCCGACGAGCACCTGGCCGGCCCGACCCGCTTCGAGATGCTCGGCCGGGTGGCCACCTCGGCGTTCCTGCGCGCCCGCGACTGAGAGGCCGCCCGCCGCCCACTGCCGCCCGCCCGCCGACACCCCGCCGCCGCGGGCCGGGGAGATCGCTCTCGGCGAACACGCGGCCGGGAACACCGGAGCCCTTCGCAGCATTGAGCCAGGTGTACTCAACTTGCTTGCAAAGGGAGCGATCATGGCGTTTGAGCCCCGGACCCCCAACCCTCTCACCCTGCCCGTCCTCCCGCTGGACGACGAGGTCGTGCTGCCCGGCATGGTGGTCCCGCTGGACCTGACGGACTCCGAGGTGCGCGCCGCGGTGGAGGCCGCCCAGGCGGCGCACGGCGGGCCGGGGCCGGGGAAGCCCCAGGTACTGCTGGTGCCGCGGGTGGACGGGAAGTACACCGCGGTCGGCACGCTCGGCACCGTCGAGCAGGTCGGCCGGCTGTCGGACGGCGACCCCGGCGCGGTGATCCGCGGCCGGTCCCGGATCAGGATCGGCGCCGGCACCACCGGCCCCGGCGCGGCCCTGTGGGTGGAGGGCACCCCGGTGGCGGAGCCGCCCGCCGCGGAGGCGCCCGGCACCGTCGCCGAGCTGATGAAGGAGTACAAGGCACTGGCCACCAGCTGGCTGCGCAAGCGCGGCGCCTGGCAGGTCGTGGACCGCGTCCAGCAGATCGAGGACGTGGGCCAGCTCGCCGACAACTCCGGCTACAGCCCCTACCTGACCACCGAACAGCGCGTCGAGCTGCTGGAGACCACCGAACCGGTGGCCCGGCTGCGGCTGGCCATCCAGTGGCTGCGCGACCACCTCGCCGAGCAGGACGTGGCCGAGACCATCCGCAAGGACGTGCAGGAGGGCATGGAGAAGCAGCAGCGGGAGTTCCTGCTCCGCCAGCAGCTCGAAGCCGTCCGCAAGGAGCTCGCCGAGCTCAAGGGCGACCCGGAGAACGAGGGCGACGACTACCGCGCCCGGGTGGAGGCCGCCGACCTGCCGGAGAACGTCCGCGAGGCGGCCCTGAAGGAGGTCGGGAAGCTGGAGCGCTCCTCGGACGCCTCCCCCGAGGGCAGCTGGATCCGCACCTGGCTGGACACCGTCCTCGAACTGCCGTGGAACACCACCACCGAGGACACCTACGACGTGGCGGGCGCCCGCGCCGTCCTGGACGCCGACCACGCCGGACTGGACGACGTCAAGGAGCGCATCACCGAGTACCTGGCCGTCCGCAAGCGCCGGGCCGACCGCGGCCTGGGCGTGGTGGGAGGCCGCCGCGGCGGCGCGGTGCTGGCCCTGGTCGGCCCGCCCGGTGTCGGCAAGACCTCGCTCGGCGAGTCGGTGGCCCGCGCCATGGGCCGCACGTTCGTCCGGGTGGCGCTCGGCGGTGTCCGCGACGAGGCGGAGATCCGCGGCCACCGCAGGACGTACGTCGGCGCGCTGCCCGGCCGGATCGTCCGGGCGATCAAGGAGGCCGGGTCGATGAACCCGGTGGTGCTGCTCGACGAGGTCGACAAGGTCGGCTCCGACTACCGGGGCGACCCGGCCGCGGCTCTGCTGGAGGTCCTCGACCCGGCGCAGAACCACACCTTCCGGGACCACTACCTGGAGGTCGAACTGGACCTGTCGGACGTGGTGTTCCTGGCCACCGCCAACGTCCTGGAGGCCATCCCCGAGCCGCTGCTGGACCGGATGGAGCTGGTCCGGCTGGACGGCTACACCGAGGACGAGAAGATCGTCATCGCCCGTGACCACCTGCTGCCGCGTCAGCTGGAGCGGGCCGGACTGGCCGCCGAGGAGGTGGCCCTGGCCGAGGACGCGCTGCGCAGGCTGACCACCGAGTACACCCGTGAGGCGGGCGTGCGGAACCTGGAGCGGACCCTCGCCCGGATCCTGCGGAAGATCGCGGCCCGGCACGAACTGGGCGACCGGCAACTGCCCTTCACCGTGACCTCGGCGGACCTGCGGGCGCTGATCGGCCGGCCGCACCACGTGCCGGAGTCCGCGCAGGACCCGGAGGAGCGGCGGACCGCGGTGCCGGGTGTGGCCACCGGTCTCGCGGTCACCGGGGCGGGCGGTGACGTGCTCTACATCGAGGCGTCGCTGGCCGACCCGGAGTCCGGCGGCGCGGGCCTGCAGCTCACCGGCCAGCTGGGCGACGTGATGAAGGAGTCGGCGCAGATCGCGCTGTCCTTCCTGCGCTCGCACGGCGCCGAGCTGGAGCTGCCGGTCGGCGACCTGAAGGAGCGCGGGGTGCACCTGCACGTGCCGGCCGGCGCCGTCCCCAAGGACGGCCCGAGCGCCGGTGTGACGATGACGTCCGCGCTGGCCTCGCTGCTGTCGGGACGGCGGGTGCGCACCGATGTGGCGATGACCGGTGAGGTGTCGCTGACCGGCCGGGTGCTGCCGATCGGCGGGGTCAAGCAGAAGCTGCTGGCCGCCCACCGGGCCGGGATCACCACGGTGATCATCCCCAAGCGCAACGAGCCCGACCTGGACGACGTTCCGGCCGAGATCCTCCAGGCGCTGGAGGTGCACCCGGTGAGCGACGTGCGCCAGGTACTGAAGCTGGCGCTGGAGCCCGCCGCCGTGACCGCGTCCGCCGCCGCGACCGGCGGGGACCCGGTGCAGGTGGCCGCGTAGGGCCGCCCGCCCCCGCGACCGCGCGGCGGCGCGTCCCAGCCCCCCGCCCGGCGACCGGGCGGGGGGCGGCCCGCGTCCTGGGGCGCCGCGGGAGCGGCGCGGATCAGCCCGCCGCGTACGCCTGGAGCCGGTCCTGCGCGCCGTTGAACCGGTCCTGGTCACCGGGGAAGGTGCCGGAGTCGGCGAACTGCCAGATGGTCTGGTAGCCCCAGCCGGCCGGCAGGGCGCCGACCGCGGTGCTGTAGCGGGCGATCCACAGCGCGTTGGTGCCGGCGAAGGCGGCGCTGTTGCCGGTGCACTGCGTCCACCAGCTGGTGGTGCTGTAGATCGTCGGGTAGCGGCCGGTACGGGCGTGGTACTCGTTGCTGAACGCGGAGATCCAGCCGACCATGCCGCTGGCGCTCAGCCCGTAGCAGGTCGCGCCGTACGGGTTGTACTCGATGTCCAGCGCGCCCGGCAGCGTCCTGCCGTCGGCCGACCAGCCGCCGCCGTGCGCGATGAAGTAGTCGGCCTGGGTGGCGCCGGCCGAGACGTCCGGCAGGGCGAAGTGGTACGAGCCGCGGACCATGCCGACGTTGTAGGAGCCGTTGTACTGCTGGGCGAACGACGGGCTGGTGTACGAGACGCCCTCGGTGGCCTTGACATAGGCGAACCGGGCGCCGGCCGCCCAGGTGGCCGCCCAGTCGACGCTGCCCTGGTAGTTCGAGACGTCCAGGCCCGGCGTCTGGGTGGCCAGCAGGGACGCCGCGCCGCCGCCGGCCGGGCGGGCGGAGCCCTCGTGGGCGCGGACGGTGGAGCCCATCCAGTCCAGGTCGGGGTGGGCGAGGCGGCCGCCGCCGGCCGCGTGGGCGGTCCCCGGGGCGGTCAGGACCAAGGCGAGCAGGGTGACGAAGAGACCGGCCAGCAGCGCGAGCCTGGTCCGGGCCGAGCCGGTGCCGTGCACGACGGAGAGACCTCCGTGGGACATGCGTGCCTCCAGATGGCAGGGGGGGACTCGGCATGACCTTGATTGGGCCATGACAGATCTGACGGTACGTCGGACGCTACGCGCGTGGAAAGAGGGGCCTTGAACCGCCGTTGGTCTACTCCTGCGAAATACTTGGCGCGCTGCGGAAACCGCCGTGGGTGGAGAGAAGTTTCAGGTGTTGAAAGCGGGGAGTCTGTGACCGACGCCGAGGAGCGCGCGCCGGACGGCCGGCGGGAGCCCGCCCGCGTGCCGGACCCGGCGGGTCCGCCCGCCGGCGCGGGAGCCGCCGGCGCCCCGGCGGGCGGGGTG
Coding sequences within it:
- the lon gene encoding endopeptidase La, encoding MAFEPRTPNPLTLPVLPLDDEVVLPGMVVPLDLTDSEVRAAVEAAQAAHGGPGPGKPQVLLVPRVDGKYTAVGTLGTVEQVGRLSDGDPGAVIRGRSRIRIGAGTTGPGAALWVEGTPVAEPPAAEAPGTVAELMKEYKALATSWLRKRGAWQVVDRVQQIEDVGQLADNSGYSPYLTTEQRVELLETTEPVARLRLAIQWLRDHLAEQDVAETIRKDVQEGMEKQQREFLLRQQLEAVRKELAELKGDPENEGDDYRARVEAADLPENVREAALKEVGKLERSSDASPEGSWIRTWLDTVLELPWNTTTEDTYDVAGARAVLDADHAGLDDVKERITEYLAVRKRRADRGLGVVGGRRGGAVLALVGPPGVGKTSLGESVARAMGRTFVRVALGGVRDEAEIRGHRRTYVGALPGRIVRAIKEAGSMNPVVLLDEVDKVGSDYRGDPAAALLEVLDPAQNHTFRDHYLEVELDLSDVVFLATANVLEAIPEPLLDRMELVRLDGYTEDEKIVIARDHLLPRQLERAGLAAEEVALAEDALRRLTTEYTREAGVRNLERTLARILRKIAARHELGDRQLPFTVTSADLRALIGRPHHVPESAQDPEERRTAVPGVATGLAVTGAGGDVLYIEASLADPESGGAGLQLTGQLGDVMKESAQIALSFLRSHGAELELPVGDLKERGVHLHVPAGAVPKDGPSAGVTMTSALASLLSGRRVRTDVAMTGEVSLTGRVLPIGGVKQKLLAAHRAGITTVIIPKRNEPDLDDVPAEILQALEVHPVSDVRQVLKLALEPAAVTASAAATGGDPVQVAA
- a CDS encoding lysozyme, giving the protein MSHGGLSVVHGTGSARTRLALLAGLFVTLLALVLTAPGTAHAAGGGRLAHPDLDWMGSTVRAHEGSARPAGGGAASLLATQTPGLDVSNYQGSVDWAATWAAGARFAYVKATEGVSYTSPSFAQQYNGSYNVGMVRGSYHFALPDVSAGATQADYFIAHGGGWSADGRTLPGALDIEYNPYGATCYGLSASGMVGWISAFSNEYHARTGRYPTIYSTTSWWTQCTGNSAAFAGTNALWIARYSTAVGALPAGWGYQTIWQFADSGTFPGDQDRFNGAQDRLQAYAAG